In a genomic window of Candidatus Eisenbacteria bacterium:
- the tcmP gene encoding three-Cys-motif partner protein TcmP, with the protein LIHEYLNGWFPKLGLWSGRVVYLDTHAGRGEHAQGQIGSPVVALETLLRHQFRDRILEHSEVKFMFIEHDADNVDVLKRKASALGDLPDRVCVTVSAEDCYTQIEAMLQRLEYCGKRIAPAFAFVDPYGFNVPGALLSRLLRAGRVELFVNVIWRELDMAISGELVNPGSRMSETLDLIFDGDRWRQIDPSRNFDERADQTIDLLKDVYGAEWVTSVRMLGKNNATRYILAHFTNHDGGRDLMKECVWKICPEGGFYARRSDNPNQTRLIVPEPDLAPLGRWLRSKLKNGPRRWSELTDALRSELWLNKHLSLVVREFRKDKRIVATAYKGRFSKKADPLLSLTEE; encoded by the coding sequence CTTATCCACGAGTACTTAAACGGATGGTTTCCGAAATTGGGTTTATGGAGCGGACGAGTTGTTTACCTAGACACCCATGCTGGTCGTGGTGAACACGCGCAGGGACAGATAGGATCGCCTGTTGTCGCGCTTGAAACGCTGCTTCGACATCAATTCCGTGATCGGATTCTTGAGCATAGCGAAGTGAAGTTCATGTTCATCGAGCATGATGCGGATAACGTTGATGTATTGAAGCGAAAAGCATCAGCGTTAGGAGATCTCCCGGACCGTGTTTGTGTAACAGTGAGTGCAGAAGACTGTTACACACAAATTGAAGCGATGCTACAGCGACTAGAATATTGCGGTAAGCGCATTGCTCCCGCTTTTGCCTTTGTAGATCCATATGGATTTAATGTCCCTGGCGCGTTACTTTCCCGCCTGTTGAGAGCGGGGCGAGTCGAACTGTTTGTGAATGTGATATGGCGAGAGTTGGATATGGCGATCTCCGGTGAATTGGTGAATCCCGGCAGTAGGATGTCGGAAACACTGGACTTGATCTTTGACGGTGACCGCTGGAGACAAATTGACCCGAGTCGGAACTTCGACGAACGTGCTGATCAAACGATCGACTTACTTAAGGATGTCTATGGTGCTGAGTGGGTGACGTCTGTTAGGATGTTAGGCAAGAATAACGCAACTCGGTATATTCTGGCTCATTTTACAAACCATGATGGTGGCCGTGACTTGATGAAGGAATGTGTTTGGAAGATATGTCCGGAAGGCGGTTTCTATGCAAGAAGATCCGACAATCCGAACCAAACACGGCTTATCGTTCCGGAGCCTGATTTGGCGCCCCTAGGAAGATGGTTGCGATCCAAACTTAAAAATGGACCTCGACGGTGGTCGGAATTGACAGATGCCCTGCGGAGTGAGTTGTGGCTCAATAAGCATCTTTCCTTGGTAGTCCGGGAATTCCGGAAGGACAAGAGAATTGTTGCGACCGCCTACAAAGGCCGATTTTCAAAGAAGGCAGACCCCCTCCTCTCTTTGACGGAGGAATAA